The following proteins are encoded in a genomic region of Nitrospira sp.:
- a CDS encoding TIGR00730 family Rossman fold protein has protein sequence MKSTQNRPRTILSNDEILTQIRALLDSPEDDLQAALMKELLTGFLKLHDSHLDLLDLKIINRAVKELRHAFAVFNGYRDRRKVSIFGSARTPSDDPNYQLAHQFAEQVVKAGYMVITGGADGIMRASQEGAGRENSFGVNIMLPFEQGANSTIANDPKLITFKYFFTRKLMFQKEASAIALFPGGFGTHDEGFEIMTLAQTGKSDPQPIVCLQAPGCDYWDDWSAFIVKQLLKRRLINEEDLSLFKIVNSAEAAVEEIAKFYRRYHSIRFVGRLMAMRLNSPISEKHLEQIQTQFSDLLSEGQFELRAALEEELDEPALAKLPRLVFPFNRRSAGRLRQLIDYVNSL, from the coding sequence CTGGATAGCCCTGAAGACGATCTTCAGGCAGCACTGATGAAGGAGCTCCTGACCGGCTTTTTAAAGCTGCATGACTCGCATCTGGACCTCTTAGATCTGAAGATCATCAATCGCGCGGTCAAGGAACTGCGCCATGCTTTTGCCGTGTTCAACGGCTACCGCGATCGGCGGAAGGTCAGCATCTTTGGCTCCGCGCGCACGCCCTCCGATGACCCCAACTATCAGTTGGCCCACCAGTTTGCAGAACAAGTGGTGAAAGCCGGCTACATGGTCATTACGGGCGGCGCAGACGGGATCATGCGTGCCTCACAGGAAGGTGCCGGGCGTGAAAACAGTTTCGGGGTCAACATCATGCTCCCCTTCGAGCAAGGCGCGAATTCGACCATCGCCAATGATCCCAAGCTCATTACGTTCAAGTATTTTTTCACCCGCAAACTGATGTTCCAAAAGGAAGCGAGTGCCATCGCCCTGTTCCCGGGAGGCTTCGGCACCCACGACGAAGGCTTTGAAATCATGACGCTGGCGCAAACCGGCAAGAGCGACCCGCAGCCAATTGTCTGCCTCCAGGCACCCGGCTGCGATTATTGGGACGACTGGTCCGCGTTCATCGTAAAACAACTCCTGAAACGACGGCTGATCAATGAGGAAGACCTTAGCCTGTTTAAGATTGTGAACTCCGCGGAAGCCGCCGTGGAAGAAATCGCGAAATTCTATCGCCGGTACCATTCCATCCGATTCGTCGGGCGACTGATGGCAATGCGGCTAAACTCCCCCATTTCCGAAAAACATCTCGAACAGATCCAGACGCAGTTCAGCGATCTACTTTCCGAAGGGCAGTTTGAACTGCGGGCGGCTCTTGAAGAGGAACTCGACGAACCCGCTCTTGCGAAGCTCCCTCGGCTGGTCTTCCCTTTCAACCGTCGGAGCGCCGGACGACTTCGCCAGCTCATCGATTATGTGAATAGTCTT